AATCTAATGGTCTATCTATTGATTCAAAGTGGATATACATAAGTCTTGGATTTTCAAATAGCCAATGGTTGTGCAGTGCAGTTACTAATATTCCATTTTCTCTTATTTAAAAACCTAATCCGCTATAAACATAATATGAAATTTGTCGATAAATGTGTATAAATGTTGTTTTATATATTTTTATTAATATCAAAAATTTTGCTCAATTAGATTACCGCCTACATTCCTAAATTCTTCCCAAAAATTTGGATAAGACTTTTCTACAGCTTTGCTATTATTTATTATTAAAGGTTCTTCACAGACTGTAGACGCAACAGCCATGGCCATAGCAATTCTGTGGTCATTCCAACTATCTACAATACCACCCTTTAACTTTTTATTGCCCTTTATTATAAGTGAATCCTCTAATTCTTCAACTTCTCCACCGATTTTATTTAATTCACAAGCTATAGCATGTAATCTGTCACATTCCTTTATTCTTACTCTTTTGGCATTAATGATTTTTGTAACACCGCTACTTACTGTCCCTGCTACTGCAAGTATTGGAACTAAATCTGGAATTTCAGATGCATCAATGGTTATACCTTTTAATTTACTAGAAATTACTTTTATGCAATCATTATTTATATTTATAATTCCTCCCATGTATTTTATTATATTTATAATTTCTTTATCCCCCTGTAATGAATTTATATTTAAATTTTTACAACTCATTTCTTCTCCAATTGCCCCTGCAACAAGCCAAAAGGCTCCTTGGGAAAAGTCACCTTCTACATTGTAATTTCTAGGTACATAGCTTTGGTTTCCCTTTATATAAAATTCTTTATAATTATTATTTTCAATTTTTACCCCAAATTTATTTAATATATCCATAGTTAAATCCACATAGGCCTTTGATTCTAGTTTTGATGTAATAATTATTTTTGAATCTCCACAAAGAAGAGGAAGAACAAACATTAATCCTGTTATAAATTGTGAACTTATATCTCCTTTTAGATAAAATTCCCCTGGTTTTAATTTACCCTTTACTCTTAAAGGCAAATTGCCCTTTTCATTTTGGTAAAATATATTTTTTTTATTAAAAATATTATAATATTCATCTAAGGGACGTTGTGGTAATTTGCCACTTCCTATAAATGTTACTTCTCTTTCATTTTGCAAAAGAGCTATGGGAATTAAAAATCTTAAAGTGGATCCAGATTCTATACAATCTATAATATTGTTTTGTATTTGAATTTTATTTACACCCTTTATATTTAATAATTTATTATTATTCTTTTCTATTTCATTAATAGAAACTCCAAAGTTTTTCATTCCATAAATAGTAGCTAGTATATCTTTAGAATATACTATATTGTCTATAATGCTTTCTCCCCCGGCAAGGCCTGCTGCTATTATTGCCCTATGTGCCAAGCTTTTAGAAGGAGGAATGTTTATACTTCCTTTTAACTTTTTAGGAAAAATTTTAACACAGTTCATTTTACTTCTCCTTTAATACTAAATAACTTTGTATATTTCTATTATATCATTGTAAAACAATCTATTTTTTTAATGGAAAATGGTATTCTGGTGTTTCATTGTTAATGGTTTTAAATTCATACCCTTTGTCTTTATAAAGTTTAATTATATCAGCTAAAGCCTTAGAAGTATTTTTTTGCACATTGTCACAGTGCATAAGTAATACTCTTGGTTTAGATTTAATATTACTTTCTGTAGCTCGTTTAAATAGCTTGTTAACGGTGGTTTTAGGATTTATTCCATCTCCTGAATCAATATTCCAATCATATATTTTAAATCCCCTACTATTTAATTCTTCTTTAAATTCTTTATCTAATCTTTTTGCACTTCCCCCTGGGAATCTAATTATATTAGACTTTATGCCAGTTACTTTATAAACTTCTTCTTGACATTTTAACATCTCATCTATAAATATTTTATTATCAGAGTATATCTTTTTAAAGTTATGTGTATAAGTATGCAATCCTATGCTATGACCCTCATCTTTTATTCTCTTTAGTATTTCTTCTTTACCTTTAATTTGATTGCCAATAACAAAAAATGTAGCCTTAACATCATATTCCTTTAATGTATCTAATATATTGTTAGTATTATAGCTAGGTCCATCATCAAAAGTTAGATATATTATTTTATTTTTCTCAGAATTATTTTCAGTTTCTGATACTTTATTAAAAGCATATGCAAAACTAGTGGATAGACAAAACAATAGAAGAAAACCTACGATAATTTTACTCCATCTTTTTTTCATGTTATCCTCCTATTTATTAATATAAGTCTCTAACAATATATTGTTTCAAAAATATTTATTTATTCTTATATAATTTATTTTTATAATATCCTTCTGAAAGGTATAGAGCTCCCATAGGATTATGAGCAAGAACTCTATCTTTAACTGCAAAAACTGTTACAGGAGCATTAGAATATTTTATAAATAATGAATCATGTCCTACACAATCCTAGTATAATATTTAAATCTGTTTTACTATTATTTAAAAAGGTAGCTTGTCCTATTGGATTACATATGGCTTCATAAGTACCTGGTCTTACCTTTTGACTGTCTTTAATGTTTAAAAATTCTTTGGGTATGCTTCCATTTTTACATACAATGGAACTAACTTGAAAGCCATTATTTTTTAATATTGAACAAAGTATTTTTGCTTCTTTGCTTAATCCTACACAAAAGGCCAATCCTAGCTTTTTAAAATTACATTTGTTTGCAAAATCCATTATTTCTTCTAGTCTTGTTTTTTGGCAATATCCTTCTGCTTCAACTAGGGCAGAATTATATGCTAATTTATAATTTTCCTCTTCATGGTATAATTTTTTTATTTTTTCCTGTGCTTCTTTTTCATTACAGGGACAATTAAGTGGCAAATTTTCAAGTTTTCCTGTTTTACAATTTTTTTCACTACACATAGAACAAGTATACATGTTGCTATCCCTCCAATATTTGTTT
This window of the Clostridium cochlearium genome carries:
- a CDS encoding polysaccharide deacetylase family protein, which codes for MKKRWSKIIVGFLLLFCLSTSFAYAFNKVSETENNSEKNKIIYLTFDDGPSYNTNNILDTLKEYDVKATFFVIGNQIKGKEEILKRIKDEGHSIGLHTYTHNFKKIYSDNKIFIDEMLKCQEEVYKVTGIKSNIIRFPGGSAKRLDKEFKEELNSRGFKIYDWNIDSGDGINPKTTVNKLFKRATESNIKSKPRVLLMHCDNVQKNTSKALADIIKLYKDKGYEFKTINNETPEYHFPLKK
- the aroA gene encoding 3-phosphoshikimate 1-carboxyvinyltransferase, producing the protein MNCVKIFPKKLKGSINIPPSKSLAHRAIIAAGLAGGESIIDNIVYSKDILATIYGMKNFGVSINEIEKNNNKLLNIKGVNKIQIQNNIIDCIESGSTLRFLIPIALLQNEREVTFIGSGKLPQRPLDEYYNIFNKKNIFYQNEKGNLPLRVKGKLKPGEFYLKGDISSQFITGLMFVLPLLCGDSKIIITSKLESKAYVDLTMDILNKFGVKIENNNYKEFYIKGNQSYVPRNYNVEGDFSQGAFWLVAGAIGEEMSCKNLNINSLQGDKEIINIIKYMGGIININNDCIKVISSKLKGITIDASEIPDLVPILAVAGTVSSGVTKIINAKRVRIKECDRLHAIACELNKIGGEVEELEDSLIIKGNKKLKGGIVDSWNDHRIAMAMAVASTVCEEPLIINNSKAVEKSYPNFWEEFRNVGGNLIEQNF